In a single window of the Nocardioides sp. L-11A genome:
- a CDS encoding carboxypeptidase-like regulatory domain-containing protein codes for MNDPRDDDLMALLGDAVAEEAAVSDRRRTAARAAFTWRSIDAELAELLHDSALDAGAAVRSDGEDSRTLSFGHSGLTLELELDGEALLGQVIAPGGAADTTVPASVLLERPDADARSAVAEASGFFRFEGVRPGTARFVVEQGGWSLTTPWVTL; via the coding sequence GTGAACGACCCCCGCGACGACGACCTCATGGCCCTGCTCGGCGACGCCGTGGCCGAGGAGGCGGCGGTCAGCGACCGCCGTCGTACGGCGGCGCGCGCCGCCTTCACCTGGCGATCGATCGACGCCGAGCTGGCCGAGCTGCTCCACGACTCGGCGCTCGACGCCGGCGCCGCGGTCCGCTCGGACGGCGAGGACTCCCGGACCCTCTCCTTCGGGCACAGCGGGCTGACCCTCGAGCTCGAGCTCGACGGCGAGGCACTCCTCGGCCAGGTGATCGCTCCCGGCGGCGCCGCGGACACGACCGTGCCCGCCTCGGTGCTGCTGGAGCGGCCCGACGCCGATGCGCGCTCGGCGGTCGCCGAAGCCTCGGGCTTCTTCCGGTTCGAGGGCGTGCGGCCGGGCACGGCTCGCTTCGTCGTCGAGCAGGGCGGGTGGTCGCTCACCACGCCCTGGGTGACCCTCTGA
- a CDS encoding S8/S53 family peptidase, which yields MSDPVRPSLPVHLLRELLRRLRLTRPHPPRDVGAERLRAQVRVIREAMKDSGVSGAPAKGSRPTGDDADVHYLYRPGHALVRRQDLGRLEEYFGTDENRKRFRGSLDARETRVPDLLLARLPSRVDRQDDVLATLDELERSQVLERGAATPDHVVYVTPRGFMCPATEPETPHRHTKPWPAAHPSPGRLADRDRVRVAVVDTGLWTDAVGSTATPWLEAGDVVADPGDVETVDPDAIHPYAGHGTFVAGVISCLAPDTRVEVEGVLVHGGAVYESDIVEQLQQAIDDDDRPQLVSISAGTHTRGDFALLGFRLLGETNKLAERTDVLIVAAAGNDSSDQPFWPAAFPWVVSVGSVDPDACVSDFSNVGRWVDVYARGRDLVNAFPKGTYTCHEPPHVGEVRTFDGLAQWSGTSFSTPIVTGLIAARMRATGQSAREAWNDVLAGATAATDPRGGAIRIVGPLT from the coding sequence ATGAGCGATCCCGTACGACCCAGCCTCCCGGTCCACCTGCTGCGCGAGCTGCTGCGGCGGCTGCGGCTCACCCGGCCCCACCCACCACGCGACGTCGGAGCCGAGCGGCTGCGCGCCCAGGTGCGGGTGATCCGCGAGGCGATGAAGGACTCCGGCGTCTCGGGCGCACCGGCGAAGGGATCGCGGCCGACCGGCGACGACGCCGACGTCCACTATCTCTACCGGCCCGGGCACGCCCTGGTGCGTCGCCAGGACCTCGGCCGGCTGGAGGAGTACTTCGGAACGGACGAGAACCGGAAGCGGTTCCGGGGCAGTCTGGACGCCCGGGAGACCCGGGTCCCCGACCTGCTGCTCGCGCGCCTGCCCTCCCGGGTGGACCGCCAGGACGACGTCCTCGCGACGCTCGACGAGCTGGAGCGCTCCCAGGTCCTCGAGCGGGGTGCCGCCACGCCTGACCACGTCGTCTACGTGACGCCGCGCGGCTTCATGTGCCCGGCCACGGAGCCCGAGACGCCTCATCGCCACACCAAGCCCTGGCCCGCGGCCCATCCCTCGCCGGGCAGGCTCGCGGACCGCGACCGGGTCCGGGTCGCGGTCGTCGACACCGGTCTGTGGACCGACGCCGTCGGCAGCACCGCCACCCCCTGGCTGGAGGCCGGCGACGTCGTGGCCGACCCCGGCGACGTCGAGACGGTCGACCCCGACGCCATCCACCCGTACGCCGGCCACGGCACCTTCGTCGCCGGCGTCATCAGCTGCCTGGCACCCGACACCCGGGTCGAGGTGGAGGGGGTGCTGGTCCACGGGGGCGCGGTCTACGAGTCCGACATCGTCGAGCAGCTCCAGCAGGCGATCGATGACGACGACCGTCCGCAGCTCGTCAGCATCTCGGCGGGCACCCACACCCGCGGCGACTTCGCGCTGCTCGGATTCCGACTGCTCGGCGAGACCAACAAGCTCGCCGAGCGCACGGACGTCCTGATCGTCGCCGCGGCGGGCAACGACTCCAGCGACCAGCCGTTCTGGCCGGCCGCCTTCCCGTGGGTGGTCTCGGTCGGCTCGGTCGACCCCGACGCCTGCGTCTCCGACTTCTCCAACGTCGGGCGATGGGTCGACGTGTACGCCCGCGGGCGCGACCTGGTCAACGCCTTCCCGAAGGGCACCTACACCTGCCACGAGCCGCCGCACGTCGGCGAGGTCCGCACCTTCGACGGCCTCGCCCAGTGGAGCGGTACGTCGTTCTCGACGCCGATCGTCACCGGGCTCATCGCCGCGCGGATGCGCGCGACCGGGCAGTCCGCGCGCGAGGCGTGGAACGACGTCCTCGCGGGCGCGACCGCCGCGACCGACCCGCGTGGTGGGGCGATCAGGATCGTCGGCCCGCTGACCTGA
- a CDS encoding CHAT domain-containing protein → MEELLDLALEDPDQGRARAEALLRGPADALARSYAHQCLGIVHRDRGDHDAALRELRAALRAARQASVPDRERDVRATLGATLVFAGRTRAGLAELARAADGATGALAARIGMRRAGALVLLGRDEEAMPVLRAARDALAATGDEVWEARTRIWLGDLELRRGRLDAAEAEARRAERLLERAGAQLERVTALENRADIAIARGDVAGGLRRYAEAAERYRSLGQPVRYAGTAMHARAHLSAGLAREAVVLIARFLERGGIPAVDQAELHLLHATALLAMAEEGRALEEARTARAMFRRQQRDWHRLRAELVELRAQDAARAGPSRGRAAALAAALDAERAHEAPVALILAGRLGDGDQRLRAWTRAASYRHHPNALVRAGAWHAQALAREETGGRGGVLRAAAAGLAAVDEHRRLIGSSELRALATAHGRELTAVALRHAASDARTLLRWSERTRATALAQPPATSDAATIPAALAALRANGRQLAEARQEGTATEDLERERRRLERAVRAQSHTLSATTAAQQRPAGVEEILAATDDTCLVELVEVDGSLHVVVAHAGTVRRRVAGSADEIATLLGPAGMLLRRAARGRPADTADLGRALQEAVLGEAVRLLPDAPVVLAPTARLHGLAWSLLPTLRDRPFAVVPSAGQWLRARATAAPDPVSTVLVAGPALASGGAEVPVLARRHPDAVLLDGPRATLDAVLAHLDGAGLVHLAAHGRFRADSPLFSALDLADGPLTVHDLERIRRAPYRVVLSACESGVLAPVGAEELLGLAAALFSLGTAGLVCSVGEVNDAATADLMVDLHAALAAGEDPATALLGVRRRAGGDAVAAGTAAAFLALGV, encoded by the coding sequence ATGGAGGAACTGCTCGACCTCGCACTCGAGGATCCCGACCAGGGTCGAGCCCGGGCGGAGGCGCTGCTGCGCGGGCCGGCGGACGCCCTCGCCCGTTCCTACGCGCACCAATGCCTCGGCATCGTGCACCGCGACCGCGGCGATCACGACGCCGCCCTCCGGGAGCTGCGCGCGGCGCTGCGGGCCGCCCGGCAGGCGTCCGTGCCCGACCGGGAGCGGGACGTCCGCGCCACGCTGGGAGCGACCCTGGTGTTCGCGGGTCGGACCCGGGCCGGCCTCGCCGAGCTGGCCCGAGCGGCCGACGGTGCGACCGGTGCCCTGGCCGCGCGCATCGGCATGCGGCGGGCCGGGGCGCTGGTGCTGCTCGGCCGCGACGAGGAGGCGATGCCGGTCCTGCGGGCCGCGCGGGACGCGCTCGCCGCGACGGGCGACGAGGTCTGGGAGGCCCGTACCCGGATCTGGCTCGGCGACCTGGAGCTGCGCCGGGGCCGCCTCGACGCCGCCGAGGCCGAGGCGCGACGCGCGGAGCGACTCCTGGAGCGGGCCGGCGCGCAGCTCGAGCGGGTGACGGCGCTCGAGAACCGCGCCGACATCGCGATCGCGCGGGGCGACGTGGCCGGCGGACTGCGGCGCTACGCCGAGGCGGCCGAGCGGTACCGGTCCCTGGGCCAGCCGGTCCGGTACGCCGGCACCGCGATGCACGCCCGCGCCCATCTCTCCGCCGGTCTCGCCCGTGAGGCGGTCGTCCTGATCGCGCGGTTCCTGGAGCGGGGCGGGATCCCCGCCGTCGACCAGGCCGAGCTCCACCTCCTGCACGCGACCGCCCTGCTGGCGATGGCGGAGGAGGGCCGGGCGCTGGAGGAGGCTCGGACGGCGCGGGCGATGTTCCGCCGCCAGCAGCGCGACTGGCACCGGCTGCGCGCCGAGCTCGTCGAGCTCCGGGCCCAGGACGCCGCCCGGGCGGGTCCGAGCCGGGGCCGGGCAGCCGCCCTGGCCGCGGCCCTGGACGCCGAGCGGGCCCACGAGGCGCCGGTCGCGCTGATCCTCGCCGGGCGCCTCGGTGACGGTGACCAGCGGTTGCGCGCCTGGACCCGCGCGGCGTCGTACCGGCACCACCCGAACGCCCTGGTCCGGGCGGGCGCCTGGCACGCGCAGGCGCTGGCGCGCGAGGAGACGGGGGGCCGCGGCGGCGTCCTCCGGGCGGCGGCCGCGGGGCTCGCCGCCGTCGACGAGCACCGTCGGCTGATCGGCTCCTCCGAGCTGCGGGCGCTGGCGACGGCCCACGGTCGCGAGCTGACCGCGGTCGCCCTGCGCCACGCGGCCTCGGACGCGCGGACCCTGCTGCGGTGGAGCGAGCGGACCCGGGCCACGGCGCTGGCGCAGCCCCCCGCGACCTCGGACGCCGCCACGATCCCCGCCGCGCTGGCGGCGTTGCGCGCCAACGGGCGGCAGCTGGCCGAGGCACGACAGGAAGGCACGGCGACCGAGGACCTCGAGCGGGAGCGCCGCCGGCTGGAGCGGGCGGTGCGGGCGCAGAGCCACACGCTGTCGGCGACCACAGCCGCGCAGCAGCGGCCGGCGGGAGTCGAGGAGATCCTGGCCGCGACCGACGACACCTGCCTCGTCGAGCTGGTCGAGGTCGACGGGAGCCTGCACGTCGTGGTCGCCCACGCCGGCACGGTACGGCGCCGGGTGGCCGGGTCGGCGGACGAGATCGCGACGCTGCTCGGTCCCGCGGGGATGCTGCTGCGCCGCGCGGCCCGCGGCCGGCCGGCCGACACGGCCGACCTGGGGCGGGCCCTCCAGGAGGCGGTGCTGGGCGAGGCGGTCCGGCTGCTGCCGGACGCCCCGGTGGTCCTGGCCCCGACGGCCCGCCTGCACGGCCTGGCCTGGTCGCTGCTCCCGACGCTGCGCGACCGGCCGTTCGCGGTGGTCCCCTCGGCAGGCCAATGGCTGCGTGCCCGCGCCACGGCGGCCCCCGACCCGGTCAGCACCGTCCTCGTCGCGGGACCGGCGCTGGCCAGCGGCGGGGCCGAGGTGCCGGTCCTGGCGCGCCGTCATCCCGACGCGGTGTTGCTGGACGGGCCGCGGGCCACGCTCGACGCCGTCCTCGCCCACCTCGACGGGGCCGGACTGGTCCATCTGGCCGCGCACGGCCGGTTCCGCGCGGACAGTCCGCTGTTCTCGGCCCTCGACCTCGCCGACGGGCCGCTGACGGTCCACGACCTGGAGCGGATCCGGCGGGCGCCGTACCGGGTGGTGCTGTCGGCGTGCGAGTCGGGCGTGCTGGCGCCGGTGGGGGCCGAGGAGCTGCTCGGCCTGGCGGCGGCGCTGTTCTCGCTCGGGACCGCCGGGCTCGTGTGCAGCGTCGGCGAGGTCAACGACGCCGCCACCGCCGACCTGATGGTCGACCTGCACGCCGCCCTCGCGGCCGGCGAGGACCCGGCCACCGCACTGCTCGGTGTCCGGCGCCGGGCGGGCGGCGACGCGGTGGCGGCCGGTACGGCGGCGGCCTTCCTCGCCCTGGGGGTGTGA
- a CDS encoding anthranilate synthase family protein, with amino-acid sequence MTDTSLTAREAITAVQGHEAWAIIRRSTRAGDRDTVGVLGGTRSIVESIMDIPLETGVPEPGHICDRLVAVPFRQVSERGFEAHDDGTPLVVVDVQAEHEFSVADVVDAIDPVPVEFTDRGGFETGDDEYAEIVAAIIEGEIGQGEGANLVIGRNYRAVVADFDASVALTVFRRLLERERGAYWTFVFFTGDRFLIGASPERHVSVHGGDVRMNPISGTFHLRPPAGETRSTEERMRAFLQDEKEIYELFMVVDEELKMMCDICTEGGQVLGPFLKPMTHLIHTEYLLAGRTTRDVREVLRDTMYAATVTGSPVENACRLIKQYEPEGRGYYASALAIFGRDDAGEPVLDSPIVLRTADVSPAGELKVTAGATLVRDSDPAYEVAETHAKAGGILSAFGLVPPAPVADVPVADLVADEEVLIALNARNSRLSGFWLADQAGTPSDPRLAGKSAVILDGEDDFVNMLRHMLARMGMSSSVVRHEDYADGVLDGFDLVIVGPGPGDPRDDTDPKMGRLRAAVTWLLAHEKPFVAVCLGHQALCHQLGVPVAYKDIVFQGTQATVLLDGRPQRVGFYNTFVGRVAPGLALPDGVRVDADAETGDVNALAGPHYRGVQFHAESILTERGFDIVHDLVAGVLL; translated from the coding sequence ATGACTGACACCAGCCTCACTGCCCGGGAAGCCATCACGGCCGTCCAGGGGCACGAGGCCTGGGCGATCATCCGGCGCTCCACCCGCGCGGGCGACCGCGACACCGTCGGCGTCCTCGGCGGCACCCGCAGCATCGTCGAGTCGATCATGGACATCCCTCTCGAGACGGGAGTCCCGGAGCCGGGACACATCTGCGACCGGCTGGTCGCCGTACCGTTCCGTCAGGTGAGTGAGCGCGGCTTCGAGGCCCACGACGACGGCACCCCGCTCGTCGTCGTCGACGTGCAGGCCGAGCACGAGTTCTCCGTCGCCGACGTGGTCGACGCGATCGACCCGGTGCCGGTCGAGTTCACCGACCGCGGCGGCTTCGAGACCGGCGACGACGAGTACGCCGAGATCGTCGCCGCGATCATCGAGGGCGAGATCGGCCAGGGCGAGGGCGCCAACCTCGTCATCGGCCGCAACTACCGGGCGGTCGTCGCCGACTTCGACGCGTCGGTCGCGCTCACCGTCTTCCGCCGGTTGCTGGAGCGCGAGCGGGGCGCGTACTGGACCTTCGTCTTCTTCACCGGCGACCGCTTCCTGATCGGCGCCTCGCCCGAGCGCCACGTGTCGGTGCACGGCGGCGACGTGCGGATGAACCCGATCTCCGGCACCTTCCACCTGCGCCCGCCCGCCGGCGAGACCCGCAGCACCGAGGAGCGGATGCGCGCCTTCCTCCAGGACGAGAAGGAGATCTACGAGCTCTTCATGGTCGTCGACGAGGAGCTCAAGATGATGTGCGACATCTGCACCGAGGGCGGCCAGGTGCTCGGGCCCTTCCTCAAGCCGATGACCCACCTCATCCACACCGAGTACCTCCTCGCCGGCCGCACGACCCGCGATGTGCGTGAGGTCCTGCGCGACACGATGTACGCCGCGACGGTGACCGGATCGCCCGTCGAGAACGCCTGCCGGCTGATCAAGCAGTACGAGCCCGAGGGCCGTGGCTACTACGCCTCCGCGCTCGCGATCTTCGGTCGCGACGACGCCGGCGAGCCGGTCCTCGACAGCCCGATCGTGCTGCGCACCGCCGACGTCTCGCCCGCCGGGGAGCTGAAGGTGACCGCTGGGGCCACGCTGGTGCGCGACTCCGACCCGGCCTACGAGGTCGCCGAGACGCACGCCAAGGCCGGCGGCATCCTCTCCGCCTTCGGCCTGGTGCCGCCCGCGCCGGTCGCCGACGTCCCCGTCGCCGACCTCGTCGCCGACGAGGAGGTGCTGATCGCGCTCAACGCGCGCAACAGCCGGCTCTCCGGCTTCTGGCTCGCCGACCAGGCCGGTACGCCGAGCGACCCGCGCCTCGCGGGGAAGTCCGCCGTCATCCTCGACGGCGAGGACGACTTCGTGAACATGCTGCGGCACATGCTCGCCCGGATGGGGATGAGCTCGTCGGTGGTGCGTCATGAGGACTACGCCGACGGCGTACTCGACGGCTTCGACCTGGTCATCGTCGGCCCCGGCCCCGGTGACCCGCGCGACGACACCGACCCCAAGATGGGCCGGCTCCGCGCCGCCGTGACCTGGCTGCTCGCCCACGAGAAGCCGTTCGTCGCCGTCTGCCTCGGCCACCAGGCGCTGTGCCACCAGCTCGGCGTCCCGGTCGCCTACAAGGACATCGTCTTCCAGGGCACCCAGGCCACCGTGCTGCTCGACGGGCGTCCGCAGCGGGTGGGCTTCTACAACACCTTCGTGGGTCGGGTCGCTCCCGGGCTCGCGCTGCCGGATGGGGTCCGGGTGGACGCCGACGCCGAGACCGGTGACGTCAACGCGCTCGCCGGCCCGCACTACCGCGGCGTCCAGTTCCATGCCGAGTCGATCCTCACCGAGCGCGGCTTCGACATCGTCCACGACCTGGTCGCCGGCGTCCTGCTCTGA
- a CDS encoding transglutaminase family protein — protein MLMADLIARPPGEYLDADDIVESTAPEVMALAARLGAGRGDDRAFARAAFDWVRDEIAHAGDAGDPRFAVSATEVLADGVGWCYAKAHLLTAVLRAGGVPTGLCYQRLADDGTDGGYVVHGLVAVHLDGGWHRQDPRGNKPGVAAEFSLGEERLAWPVDPALGEVDHRGVHVAPAPGVIAALRRGELATEL, from the coding sequence ATGCTCATGGCGGATCTGATCGCCCGGCCACCCGGCGAGTACCTCGACGCCGACGACATCGTCGAGTCGACCGCGCCGGAGGTGATGGCGCTGGCGGCGCGGCTGGGCGCCGGCCGCGGGGACGATCGGGCCTTCGCCCGCGCGGCGTTCGACTGGGTGCGCGACGAGATCGCCCACGCCGGCGACGCGGGGGATCCGCGGTTCGCGGTCTCGGCGACCGAGGTGCTCGCCGACGGCGTCGGCTGGTGCTACGCCAAGGCGCACCTGCTGACCGCGGTGCTGCGCGCGGGCGGCGTACCGACGGGGCTGTGCTACCAGCGGTTGGCCGACGACGGGACCGACGGCGGGTACGTCGTGCACGGGCTGGTCGCCGTCCACCTCGACGGCGGCTGGCACCGGCAGGACCCGCGCGGCAACAAGCCGGGGGTCGCGGCGGAGTTCTCCCTCGGTGAGGAGCGGCTGGCCTGGCCGGTCGACCCGGCACTGGGGGAGGTCGACCACCGGGGGGTGCACGTCGCCCCCGCGCCCGGCGTGATCGCCGCGCTGCGGCGCGGCGAGCTGGCGACCGAGCTGTGA
- a CDS encoding aminodeoxychorismate/anthranilate synthase component II codes for MTPDVVVVDHRDSYTWNLVHLVAGVTGVLPTVVQWDDPVELSGFSHVVLSPGPGHPGEYDWDFAGERPVLGVCLGMQGMVLAHGGEVGRVEPAHGVVESVTHDGRGVFAGVPSPLDAVRYHSLAATRLPDELEATAWAADGTVMGVRHRSRPIEGVQFHPESVLSTYGARLVANFLAVGR; via the coding sequence GTGACCCCCGATGTCGTGGTCGTCGACCACCGCGACTCCTACACCTGGAACCTGGTCCACCTCGTCGCCGGCGTGACCGGCGTGCTGCCGACCGTGGTCCAGTGGGACGACCCCGTCGAGCTGTCCGGGTTCTCCCACGTCGTGCTGTCACCGGGACCGGGCCATCCGGGCGAGTACGACTGGGACTTCGCCGGTGAGCGCCCGGTGCTCGGGGTCTGCCTCGGCATGCAGGGGATGGTGCTCGCCCACGGCGGCGAGGTCGGGCGGGTCGAGCCCGCGCACGGCGTGGTGGAGTCGGTGACCCACGACGGCCGCGGCGTGTTCGCCGGGGTGCCGTCGCCGCTCGACGCGGTGCGCTACCACTCGCTCGCTGCGACGCGGCTGCCCGACGAGCTCGAGGCGACCGCCTGGGCCGCCGACGGCACCGTCATGGGCGTGCGGCACCGGAGCCGGCCGATCGAGGGCGTGCAGTTCCATCCCGAGTCCGTCCTCTCGACGTACGGCGCGAGGCTGGTCGCGAACTTCCTCGCCGTGGGACGCTGA
- a CDS encoding anthranilate synthase component I family protein: MVTQGDPAEAFARIQARHARCVWLDGGGARDWSRRRSILGWLDDDDVSLSYDAARREVTRHAGGRAVVVGDDPFAVLEAELAAGRPTDQWFGYFGYAARPDLPAEPDPDLPDAVWLRPSHLREYDHPLVERSLHLSGVATPDKRRNHRSTGDSDSLPPAYAAAFTRVQEHLHAGNSYEVNLTHRVRASSPLSPAAAYLRLRALNPAPYAGFLQHDLSNTVGAPPKSTAWLLSSSPERYALIDEHRTLETKPIKGTTARGATPAEDAEARERLASDAKYRAENLMIVDLLRNDLATVCAPGTVEVPALMEVESYASVHQLVSTVRGRLRDDVTTLGALRALFPAGSMTGAPKLRTMEIIEEVEATPRGAYAGAFGWVSGDGRADLGVVIRSLLSAGEGYILGTGGGIIVASEVAEEWAETEWKAARLLQAINP, encoded by the coding sequence ATGGTCACCCAGGGCGACCCCGCCGAGGCGTTCGCGCGGATCCAGGCCCGTCATGCCCGCTGTGTGTGGCTCGACGGCGGCGGCGCCCGCGACTGGTCCCGGCGCCGCTCGATCCTCGGTTGGCTCGACGACGACGACGTCTCGCTCAGCTATGACGCCGCCCGGCGCGAGGTGACCCGGCATGCCGGCGGCCGCGCGGTCGTGGTCGGCGACGACCCCTTCGCCGTCCTGGAGGCGGAGCTGGCGGCCGGACGCCCCACCGACCAGTGGTTCGGCTACTTCGGGTACGCCGCGCGCCCCGACCTGCCCGCCGAGCCGGACCCGGACCTGCCCGACGCGGTGTGGCTGCGGCCCTCGCACCTCCGGGAGTACGACCACCCACTTGTCGAGCGTTCCCTGCACTTGTCGGGCGTTGCAACGCCCGACAAGCGTCGGAATCACCGGTCGACCGGCGATTCCGACAGCCTCCCCCCCGCCTACGCCGCCGCCTTCACCCGGGTCCAGGAGCACCTGCACGCCGGCAACTCCTATGAGGTCAACCTGACCCACCGCGTCCGCGCGAGCAGCCCGCTCAGCCCCGCGGCGGCGTACCTCCGGCTCCGTGCGCTCAACCCCGCCCCGTACGCCGGCTTCCTCCAGCACGATCTCAGCAACACCGTCGGGGCCCCTCCGAAGTCGACGGCCTGGCTGCTGAGCTCCTCGCCCGAGCGGTACGCGCTGATCGACGAGCACCGGACCCTGGAGACCAAGCCGATCAAGGGCACCACGGCGCGCGGGGCCACCCCCGCCGAGGACGCGGAGGCGCGGGAGCGGCTGGCCAGCGACGCGAAGTACCGCGCCGAGAACCTGATGATCGTCGACCTGCTCCGCAACGACCTCGCCACGGTCTGCGCCCCGGGCACCGTCGAGGTGCCCGCGCTGATGGAGGTCGAGTCCTACGCCTCCGTGCACCAGCTGGTCTCCACGGTCCGTGGCCGGCTCCGCGACGACGTCACGACCCTTGGCGCGCTCCGGGCGCTGTTCCCCGCCGGCTCGATGACGGGCGCGCCCAAGCTGCGCACGATGGAGATCATCGAGGAGGTCGAGGCGACCCCCCGCGGCGCGTACGCCGGTGCCTTCGGCTGGGTGTCCGGCGACGGCCGGGCGGACCTCGGCGTCGTCATCCGCTCGCTGCTGAGCGCCGGCGAGGGTTACATCCTCGGCACCGGCGGCGGCATCATCGTCGCCAGCGAGGTGGCCGAGGAGTGGGCCGAGACGGAGTGGAAGGCGGCTCGGCTGCTCCAGGCGATCAACCCCTGA
- a CDS encoding HAMP domain-containing sensor histidine kinase encodes MTVPWGLGVGQGLGVGQGPDGRWHYRRSLASRVIWLTTIAVGMSVALVAVGAYITARVQMQDTLDNGLVDRADKAARSDSLLQAGYQGIPSWALGAGDARIAILDYNSGTLRILDRGPTLELGRPELEVAQGKQEQSLRTIVLAGERYRVVAVPTQQSGVALVIAQPLEDQDRTLRRLGWVTVAFGVFGVLAAGLAGWAVASNGLRPVRRLSGSVEEIARTEDFTPLPVEGDDEVARLATAFNHLLVALDASRIRQRQLVADASHELRTPLTALRTNIDLLTMTARGPDGFGSLPPDARDELLDDVRAQIEELTTLIGDLTELARDEPIPVQVEPVDLADVVDHAVQRVRRRAPSLEFEVFTRPWWVIGEDAELERAVTNLLDNAAKWSPEGGQVTVRLSDGVLTVDDQGPGIAEADRSQIFDRFWRSPDARTMPGSGLGLAIVRQVAQRHSGSVQATANASGGARLVLKLPGRENPHV; translated from the coding sequence GTGACGGTTCCCTGGGGCCTGGGGGTCGGCCAGGGGCTCGGGGTCGGCCAGGGGCCCGACGGGCGCTGGCACTACCGCCGATCGCTGGCCAGCCGGGTGATCTGGCTGACCACGATCGCGGTGGGCATGTCGGTCGCGCTGGTCGCGGTGGGCGCCTACATCACCGCGCGCGTGCAGATGCAGGACACCCTCGACAACGGCCTGGTCGACCGCGCCGACAAGGCGGCCCGGTCCGACAGCCTGCTGCAGGCCGGCTACCAGGGCATCCCCTCGTGGGCGTTGGGCGCCGGCGACGCGCGGATCGCGATCCTCGACTACAACAGCGGCACGCTGCGGATCCTCGACCGCGGGCCGACCCTGGAGCTGGGCCGGCCCGAGCTCGAGGTGGCGCAGGGCAAGCAGGAGCAGAGCCTGCGGACCATCGTGCTCGCGGGCGAGCGCTACCGCGTGGTCGCCGTACCCACCCAGCAGAGCGGGGTCGCGCTGGTCATCGCCCAGCCGCTGGAGGACCAGGATCGCACCCTGCGCCGGCTCGGCTGGGTGACCGTGGCCTTCGGCGTCTTCGGCGTCCTCGCCGCCGGGCTGGCCGGCTGGGCGGTCGCGAGCAACGGCCTGCGACCGGTACGCCGGCTGAGCGGGTCGGTCGAGGAGATCGCCCGGACCGAGGACTTCACCCCCCTGCCGGTCGAGGGCGACGACGAGGTCGCGCGGCTGGCAACGGCCTTCAACCACCTGCTCGTCGCGCTCGACGCGAGCCGGATCCGGCAGCGCCAGCTGGTCGCCGACGCGAGCCACGAGCTGCGCACCCCCCTGACCGCGCTGCGCACCAATATCGACCTGCTGACCATGACCGCCCGCGGACCGGACGGCTTCGGCAGCCTGCCCCCCGATGCGCGCGACGAGCTGCTCGACGACGTCCGCGCGCAGATCGAGGAGCTCACCACCCTGATCGGCGACCTGACCGAGCTGGCCCGCGACGAGCCGATCCCGGTGCAGGTCGAGCCGGTGGACCTCGCCGACGTCGTCGACCACGCCGTGCAGCGGGTACGCCGCCGCGCGCCCAGCCTCGAGTTCGAGGTGTTCACGCGGCCGTGGTGGGTGATCGGCGAGGACGCCGAGCTGGAGCGCGCGGTGACGAACCTGCTCGACAACGCCGCCAAGTGGAGCCCCGAAGGAGGCCAGGTGACCGTCCGCCTCAGCGACGGGGTGCTGACCGTCGACGACCAGGGACCGGGGATCGCCGAGGCCGACCGCTCCCAGATCTTCGACCGGTTCTGGCGTTCGCCGGACGCCCGCACGATGCCCGGCTCGGGCCTGGGCCTGGCGATCGTGCGCCAGGTCGCCCAGCGCCACTCCGGCTCGGTGCAGGCCACGGCCAACGCCAGTGGCGGCGCCCGCCTCGTACTCAAGCTGCCCGGACGGGAGAACCCCCATGTCTGA